A genomic segment from Rubrobacter tropicus encodes:
- a CDS encoding cytochrome P450, whose protein sequence is MTERIDARETDEFFLNVPEKLDDPFPDLAYFRENRPIFYHETLDQWFAFGHEDVSKLFSDPRMSADRMKGFVDAAPEEVREDLRKVAPYLEMFVLMNDEPDHARLRKFLHRGFNAEAIRGLRGQIQQIADELLDRVRETGRLDDSADFAFLLPAYVLSDFLGFPEKDRDRVVQWSVDFIGFFNVVPITVETTRDMVRSATEMIGYTKELLAERREHPREDFLGLLAGADPAEISEEEVVANAMLLLLAGHVAPRNLIGNAVYLLLTHPDQFAKLKEDPSLLDGAIEETLRYEPPVTLIPRIALEDVEMGGETIHAGQIVQLSIASANRDAARFPDPDRFDITKKRGPTLSFGHGPHGCLGALLAMEEARISLATLFRRMPDLRLDDDREIKWYRNAANRGPDSLPVVF, encoded by the coding sequence GTGACCGAGAGGATCGACGCCAGGGAGACCGACGAGTTCTTTCTGAACGTCCCGGAGAAGCTCGACGACCCGTTCCCCGACCTCGCGTACTTCAGGGAGAACAGGCCCATCTTCTACCACGAGACGCTGGACCAGTGGTTCGCCTTCGGGCACGAGGACGTCTCGAAGCTCTTCTCGGACCCGAGGATGAGCGCAGACCGGATGAAGGGGTTCGTAGACGCGGCGCCCGAGGAGGTCAGGGAGGATCTGAGAAAAGTCGCGCCGTACCTGGAGATGTTCGTGCTCATGAACGACGAGCCCGACCACGCCAGGCTTCGGAAGTTCCTGCACCGCGGCTTCAATGCGGAGGCCATACGGGGCCTCCGGGGTCAGATCCAGCAGATCGCCGACGAGCTTCTGGACCGGGTGCGGGAGACTGGAAGGCTGGACGACTCGGCTGATTTCGCCTTCCTGTTGCCGGCGTACGTGCTCTCTGACTTTCTCGGTTTCCCCGAGAAGGACAGGGACAGGGTGGTGCAGTGGTCCGTCGACTTCATAGGGTTCTTCAACGTCGTGCCGATAACGGTCGAGACGACCCGCGACATGGTGCGAAGCGCCACGGAGATGATCGGGTACACCAAAGAACTCCTCGCCGAGAGGCGGGAGCACCCGCGGGAGGACTTTCTCGGGCTGCTTGCCGGCGCGGACCCGGCCGAGATCTCCGAGGAAGAGGTGGTCGCGAACGCGATGCTCTTGCTGCTCGCGGGCCACGTCGCCCCGAGGAACCTGATCGGCAACGCCGTCTACTTGCTCCTCACCCACCCCGACCAGTTCGCAAAGCTGAAAGAAGACCCATCCCTGCTCGACGGCGCGATAGAGGAGACCCTCCGCTACGAGCCGCCCGTTACCCTGATCCCCCGCATAGCCCTGGAAGACGTCGAGATGGGCGGCGAGACCATCCACGCCGGCCAGATCGTGCAGCTGAGCATCGCCTCGGCCAACCGCGACGCCGCCCGCTTCCCCGACCCGGACCGCTTCGACATCACGAAGAAACGCGGTCCCACCCTCAGCTTCGGCCACGGCCCGCACGGCTGCCTGGGGGCGCTGCTCGCGATGGAGGAGGCCAGGATCTCGCTGGCGACCCTCTTCCGCCGCATGCCGGACCTGCGCCTGGACGACGACCGAGAGATAAAGTGGTACCGCAACGCAGCCAACCGCGGCCCCGACTCGCTGCCGGTGGTGTTTTAG
- a CDS encoding ester cyclase, with amino-acid sequence MSKEENKRTIRRIYDELWNERKLEVADELIARGAVNYDTGFVAQPFGPEEMKRTVRVVTVGFPDNRHEVEEVVAEGDAVVLRCTLTGTHEGEFMGMPPTGRRIEVGEIHIYRLREGKAVEHRVGRDDLGAMRQLGVIHAPEPSIDAARSA; translated from the coding sequence GTGTCGAAAGAAGAGAACAAGAGGACTATCCGGCGCATCTACGACGAGCTTTGGAACGAACGGAAGCTGGAGGTAGCCGACGAGCTGATCGCCAGAGGTGCCGTCAACTACGATACCGGGTTCGTCGCGCAGCCGTTCGGCCCCGAAGAGATGAAAAGGACCGTCAGGGTGGTCACCGTCGGCTTCCCGGACAACCGCCACGAGGTGGAAGAGGTGGTGGCCGAGGGCGACGCGGTCGTCTTGCGCTGCACCCTGACCGGCACCCACGAGGGGGAGTTCATGGGCATGCCGCCGACCGGCAGGAGGATAGAGGTGGGCGAGATCCACATCTACCGCTTGAGGGAAGGCAAGGCTGTCGAGCACCGCGTCGGCCGCGACGACCTGGGCGCCATGCGCCAGCTTGGCGTCATCCACGCCCCCGAACCGTCCATCGACGCGGCAAGGAGCGCGTAA
- the serA gene encoding phosphoglycerate dehydrogenase has product MKVLIPEKLAEPGIELLKKDFDVDVLLDLSADELLEKIGEYDGLIIRSATRVTAEVIDRADNLKAIGRAGIGVDNIDIEAATKRGVIVANAPESNTVAAAEHTLGLMLAAARRIPAADASLKNGEWKRSAFKGVEVREKTLGLVGLGHVGAIVARGAIGMGMKVLAYDPYVSEDRMRSMNVERAETTDEVFENADFISLHVPRTPQTMGLVNEQSLAKMKPTAYLINVARGGIVDETALYNALKEGVVGGAALDVFAEEPTTESPIFSLPNVVVTPHLGASTAEAQDRAGITAAEQVATALRGQVPMHAINAPVPVGEGAEFVAQFSGLCEELGSLLYQLTDRPGDTLKVEYRGEVANFDTRLLDVSAQKGLLAPMVFEPLNFVNTPILAKERGLRLETARISESHDYTSLVVLRLDGEGGENVVSGTLSGPKMQPRLVEAMGFDFDVVPEKHMLFIRNEDVPGMIGRVGTILGEHGINIGNMAVGRGEPGSRAAMAVTVDEPVPDDVLKTFLQTPGFNEARAVTL; this is encoded by the coding sequence TTGAAGGTCCTGATCCCCGAGAAGCTCGCCGAACCGGGCATCGAGCTTCTGAAGAAGGACTTCGACGTGGACGTCCTCCTCGACCTGAGCGCGGACGAGCTGTTGGAGAAGATCGGCGAGTACGACGGCCTCATCATCCGCAGCGCCACCCGGGTGACGGCCGAGGTGATAGACCGGGCGGACAACCTGAAGGCCATAGGCCGCGCCGGCATCGGCGTGGACAACATAGACATAGAGGCGGCCACCAAGCGCGGCGTCATCGTCGCCAACGCCCCGGAGAGCAACACCGTTGCCGCGGCCGAGCACACTTTAGGCCTCATGCTCGCCGCCGCCAGGCGCATCCCCGCGGCCGACGCCTCGCTCAAAAACGGGGAGTGGAAGCGGAGCGCGTTCAAGGGTGTCGAGGTCAGGGAGAAGACGCTGGGGCTCGTGGGCCTCGGCCACGTCGGGGCCATCGTCGCCCGCGGCGCCATAGGCATGGGGATGAAGGTCCTGGCCTACGACCCTTACGTCTCGGAGGATAGGATGCGCTCGATGAACGTCGAGCGGGCCGAGACCACCGACGAGGTCTTCGAGAACGCCGACTTTATCTCCCTGCACGTCCCGCGCACGCCGCAGACGATGGGGCTCGTGAACGAGCAGTCCCTCGCGAAGATGAAGCCAACCGCCTACCTGATAAACGTGGCGCGCGGGGGCATCGTGGACGAGACGGCGCTCTACAACGCTCTGAAAGAGGGCGTTGTAGGCGGGGCCGCGCTCGACGTCTTCGCCGAGGAGCCCACGACGGAGTCCCCGATCTTCTCCCTCCCCAACGTCGTGGTCACCCCGCACCTCGGCGCCAGCACGGCGGAAGCCCAGGACCGGGCCGGCATCACGGCCGCCGAACAGGTGGCCACCGCGCTCAGGGGACAGGTCCCGATGCACGCCATAAACGCCCCCGTGCCGGTCGGGGAAGGCGCGGAGTTCGTGGCCCAGTTCTCCGGGCTGTGCGAGGAACTGGGCAGCCTGCTCTACCAGCTAACCGACCGCCCCGGGGACACGCTCAAGGTCGAGTACAGGGGCGAGGTGGCGAACTTCGACACCCGCCTGCTCGACGTCTCGGCCCAGAAGGGCCTGCTTGCGCCGATGGTCTTCGAGCCGCTCAACTTCGTGAACACCCCCATCCTCGCGAAGGAGAGGGGCCTGCGCCTGGAGACCGCCAGGATCTCCGAGAGCCACGACTACACGAGCCTCGTCGTGCTCAGGCTCGACGGCGAGGGCGGGGAGAACGTGGTGAGCGGGACTTTGAGCGGCCCGAAGATGCAGCCTCGGCTGGTCGAGGCGATGGGCTTCGACTTCGACGTGGTGCCCGAGAAGCACATGCTCTTCATCCGGAACGAGGACGTGCCCGGTATGATCGGCAGGGTCGGCACCATCCTCGGCGAGCACGGCATAAACATCGGCAACATGGCGGTGGGCCGTGGCGAGCCGGGCTCCCGCGCCGCGATGGCCGTCACCGTCGACGAGCCCGTCCCCGACGACGTCCTCAAGACCTTCCTCCAGACGCCGGGCTTCAACGAGGCCCGCGCGGTAACGCTGTGA
- a CDS encoding DUF4230 domain-containing protein encodes MGKKGGSFATTFVLALVIVVLSVGLGVGISRFDFAERVPLLGPLLQERPARTTTSPVVVEGVRELDQLATVRTTESIIVTRESGGDFLERLFSGEEVLLVASGNVEAGVDLSEIGDGDVEVRDDTVTIRLPEPEVLSASLDEDRTRVYDRDYSLLNVRPDDDLVEEARATAEERIEAAARENGVLGTAETNAENSIRAFVEVLGFKEVRFE; translated from the coding sequence GTGGGCAAAAAAGGCGGGAGTTTCGCTACCACGTTCGTTCTGGCGCTGGTCATCGTCGTCTTGAGCGTGGGGCTCGGCGTCGGGATCAGCCGCTTCGACTTCGCCGAGAGGGTGCCTTTGTTGGGTCCGCTCCTGCAGGAGAGGCCGGCCCGGACGACCACGAGCCCGGTCGTCGTCGAGGGGGTCAGGGAGCTCGATCAACTCGCCACCGTGCGCACTACCGAGTCGATCATAGTGACGCGTGAGAGCGGAGGAGACTTTCTGGAGCGTCTGTTCTCCGGCGAGGAAGTCCTCCTTGTGGCGTCCGGGAACGTCGAGGCGGGGGTGGATCTCTCGGAGATAGGCGACGGTGACGTGGAGGTCAGGGACGACACCGTCACGATTCGCCTGCCCGAGCCGGAGGTCCTCTCCGCCAGCCTGGACGAAGACAGGACCCGCGTCTACGACCGCGACTACAGCCTCCTGAACGTGCGGCCCGACGACGACCTGGTGGAAGAGGCCCGCGCCACGGCGGAGGAGAGGATCGAGGCAGCCGCCCGCGAGAACGGCGTCCTCGGCACCGCGGAGACGAACGCCGAGAACTCGATCCGTGCTTTCGTAGAGGTTCTGGGCTTCAAAGAGGTGCGTTTCGAGTAA
- a CDS encoding tetratricopeptide repeat protein — MTAPRSTGGNPTRTFARPGRTGGSPLQLSSFVGREREIGEVEHLLEQTRLLTLTGSGGAGKTRLALAAVDRVAYRFADGVAWVWLSGISEGDLVPGAVASAVGAREAPGLSPVESAVECLEDGEFLLVLDNCEHLVEECAALADLLLRSCPGLKLLTTSRELLNVAGEVAWRVPSLSLPDPKSAQDPADLLRFGAVRLFVERAAAAAPGFALDKDNAAAVVDVCERLDGIPLAIELAAARVKVLSVEQVDRRLDDALGLLTEGRRSAVPRHRTLRGALDWSHELLPEQERVLFRRLAVFVDGFGIGMAEKVCAGDGLEEDAVLLLLSRLVDKSLVYVVDRDGEARYRLLAMVRQYAQEKLGYSSEGPGIRRRHAASFVEFAERAEPELLGAGQEAWLDRLESDLGNLRAAMGWALGPAGRDAETGLRLAGALWRFCYLRGHYGQGRGWLEGALALEGPAPAAARAKALTGAGVLALLRCDYERAEERLGEGLTLHRELGDRPGEASALQMLGSVARERGRYARAEAYHEESLALWRGLGDGYEAARSLNYLGFVAWLQEKYARTVELCESSLETFRDLGDAEGVTWALINLGSAALYGGEPDRARTLLEEALSAARRVGYREGVAWSLNQLGAAAHRSGDGPGAGKMLRESLKVHRELGDRWRIASVIEGLATAARVLPERSARLFGAAEALRESLSAPIPPVERADRDDGLAAARAALGEERFEKALAAGRAVGLEEATALAMQEAPAPRSAAPMPHGLSAREVEVLGLVAEGLTNAEVAEKLFLSPRTVGHHLRTIYRKLGVPSRAAAAKAALERGLI, encoded by the coding sequence ATGACGGCACCGCGCAGCACCGGAGGAAACCCCACGCGGACTTTTGCCCGGCCGGGCCGGACGGGCGGTTCGCCGCTGCAGCTGTCGAGCTTTGTGGGGCGGGAGAGGGAGATCGGGGAGGTCGAGCACCTCCTCGAACAGACCCGCCTGCTCACGTTGACGGGCTCGGGCGGCGCTGGCAAGACCCGCCTCGCGCTCGCGGCCGTGGACCGGGTCGCCTACAGGTTCGCAGACGGTGTGGCGTGGGTGTGGCTCTCCGGGATCTCTGAGGGGGACCTCGTACCCGGCGCCGTCGCGTCGGCCGTTGGCGCGCGGGAGGCGCCGGGGCTCTCGCCCGTCGAGTCAGCCGTCGAGTGCCTGGAGGACGGGGAGTTTCTCCTCGTCCTGGACAACTGCGAGCATCTGGTGGAGGAGTGCGCGGCCCTGGCCGACCTGCTGCTGCGGTCCTGCCCTGGGTTGAAGCTCCTGACCACCAGCCGGGAGCTCCTGAACGTGGCGGGTGAGGTCGCCTGGCGGGTGCCTTCGCTCTCACTTCCGGACCCGAAAAGCGCGCAGGACCCCGCGGACCTCTTGCGCTTCGGGGCCGTCAGGCTCTTCGTCGAGCGGGCCGCGGCGGCGGCGCCCGGCTTCGCGCTGGACAAAGACAACGCGGCGGCGGTCGTGGACGTCTGCGAGAGGCTCGACGGTATACCCCTCGCCATAGAGTTGGCGGCGGCCCGGGTGAAGGTGCTTTCGGTGGAGCAGGTCGACCGCCGCCTCGACGACGCCCTCGGGCTTCTCACGGAAGGAAGGAGGTCCGCCGTTCCCCGTCACAGGACCTTGCGCGGCGCGCTCGACTGGAGCCACGAGTTGCTCCCGGAGCAGGAGCGGGTCCTTTTTCGCCGGCTCGCGGTGTTCGTGGACGGGTTCGGGATAGGGATGGCCGAGAAGGTCTGCGCGGGCGACGGCCTGGAAGAGGACGCCGTGTTGCTCTTGCTCTCGCGCCTGGTGGATAAATCCCTGGTCTACGTGGTCGACAGGGACGGGGAAGCCCGCTACAGGCTGCTGGCGATGGTCCGCCAGTACGCGCAGGAGAAGCTCGGATACTCTTCGGAAGGGCCGGGGATCCGGCGCCGGCACGCCGCCTCTTTCGTGGAGTTCGCCGAACGCGCGGAGCCGGAACTCCTCGGCGCCGGCCAGGAGGCCTGGCTCGACCGCCTGGAGTCGGACCTCGGCAACCTCCGGGCGGCGATGGGCTGGGCCCTCGGCCCGGCCGGGCGCGACGCCGAGACGGGGCTGAGGCTGGCCGGCGCCCTGTGGCGCTTCTGTTACCTGCGCGGCCACTACGGGCAGGGCCGCGGCTGGCTCGAGGGGGCGCTCGCGCTAGAAGGGCCGGCCCCCGCGGCGGCGCGCGCGAAGGCCCTCACCGGGGCCGGCGTCCTCGCCCTGCTCCGGTGCGACTACGAACGGGCCGAAGAGCGGCTTGGGGAGGGGCTCACGCTCCACCGGGAGCTCGGCGACCGGCCCGGCGAGGCCTCGGCCCTGCAGATGCTCGGTAGCGTGGCGCGGGAGCGCGGCCGGTACGCCCGGGCCGAGGCGTACCACGAGGAGAGCCTGGCGTTGTGGCGCGGGCTCGGCGACGGATACGAGGCCGCCCGCTCGCTCAACTACCTCGGGTTCGTGGCCTGGTTGCAAGAAAAATACGCTCGGACCGTGGAGCTGTGCGAGTCGTCCCTGGAGACTTTTCGGGATCTCGGGGATGCGGAGGGGGTTACGTGGGCCCTGATCAACCTCGGCTCCGCCGCGCTTTACGGCGGAGAGCCCGACAGGGCCAGGACGCTCCTCGAAGAAGCCCTCTCCGCCGCCCGCCGCGTGGGCTACAGGGAGGGTGTGGCCTGGTCCCTGAACCAGCTCGGCGCCGCCGCGCACCGTAGTGGGGATGGCCCCGGTGCCGGGAAGATGCTGCGGGAGAGCCTGAAGGTGCATCGGGAACTGGGCGACCGGTGGCGGATCGCCAGCGTGATCGAAGGCCTCGCAACAGCGGCGCGGGTCCTCCCGGAGCGGTCCGCGAGGCTCTTCGGGGCGGCGGAGGCCCTGCGCGAGAGCCTCTCCGCCCCGATACCCCCCGTGGAGCGGGCCGACCGCGACGACGGGCTCGCCGCCGCGCGCGCCGCCCTTGGCGAAGAGCGGTTCGAGAAGGCGCTGGCCGCGGGACGGGCGGTGGGCCTCGAAGAGGCCACGGCCCTCGCCATGCAAGAAGCGCCGGCCCCCCGCTCGGCCGCCCCGATGCCGCACGGCTTGAGCGCGCGCGAGGTCGAGGTCCTGGGATTGGTCGCAGAGGGGCTCACGAACGCCGAGGTAGCCGAGAAGCTGTTCCTGAGCCCCCGCACCGTGGGCCACCATCTCCGAACCATCTACAGAAAACTCGGCGTCCCCTCGCGGGCCGCCGCCGCCAAAGCCGCGCTCGAACGAGGGCTGATCTAG
- a CDS encoding cysteine dioxygenase, whose translation MGIFSKCRNGGLKLLCPVARRTTPFAPDVDGLQEISALSTETALRKAVPFLEDLAEDPSFLEVEVPSILNEAEGAENWYVARRHEGDAYSLQVFVWPSGTGTRVHDHSSWGVYRCVAGSLLEKRYTRLDDGSRPDHARLEKAWQIRWSPDDGASTVLPGDGGIHSMTNLGDETAVSVHLYGPRTAGIDGRDYDPSRDHVCDRAEDPGEAGGQSRAA comes from the coding sequence ATGGGCATCTTTTCGAAGTGCCGCAACGGCGGCCTCAAGCTGTTGTGTCCGGTGGCGCGTCGGACTACCCCGTTCGCGCCCGACGTCGACGGGTTGCAAGAGATCTCCGCGCTTTCCACGGAAACGGCCCTGCGAAAGGCCGTCCCGTTCCTGGAAGATCTCGCAGAGGACCCCTCCTTTCTGGAGGTCGAGGTCCCCTCGATCCTGAATGAGGCGGAGGGGGCCGAGAACTGGTACGTGGCCCGTCGCCACGAGGGCGACGCCTACTCCCTGCAGGTCTTCGTCTGGCCCTCGGGTACGGGGACCAGGGTCCACGACCACTCCTCCTGGGGCGTCTACCGCTGCGTCGCGGGCTCCTTGCTGGAGAAACGCTACACGCGCCTCGACGACGGCTCCCGCCCCGACCACGCCCGTCTGGAGAAGGCGTGGCAGATCCGGTGGAGCCCGGATGACGGTGCCTCGACCGTGCTGCCGGGCGATGGAGGCATCCACAGCATGACGAACCTGGGAGACGAGACCGCCGTCTCGGTCCACCTCTACGGTCCGAGAACGGCGGGGATCGACGGCCGGGACTACGACCCCTCCCGCGACCACGTCTGCGACCGGGCAGAAGATCCGGGAGAAGCCGGCGGGCAGTCCAGGGCCGCGTAG
- a CDS encoding YjzC family protein has protein sequence MASLDEILARYRSYGPTFRPGEKAPFSGTFVCDRGTMLPPIRVQLAKGEEFPEAENLGEHTRWRQTNIQA, from the coding sequence ATGGCGAGCCTGGACGAGATCCTTGCCCGCTACCGCTCGTACGGCCCGACCTTCAGGCCGGGTGAGAAGGCCCCGTTCTCCGGCACCTTCGTCTGCGATCGGGGGACGATGCTGCCCCCTATCCGGGTCCAGCTGGCCAAGGGCGAGGAGTTCCCGGAGGCCGAGAACCTCGGAGAGCACACCCGCTGGAGGCAGACGAACATCCAGGCGTAG
- a CDS encoding pyridoxal-phosphate-dependent aminotransferase family protein, producing MATMGHRVVRSKRGTSETMMNKYRLMSPGPTPIPPEVSAAGALPIIHHRTPEFGEVFTRVNEALKRVFLTENDVFTYAASGTGAFEGAVQNLFSPGDKILVVNNGNFGGRWVKVGKAFGLEVTELKYDWGQKADNDEVAEALANDPEIKAAVCVLSETSTGTVNDIEGFAKAASNVVTIVDAVSGLGACELRTDDWGIDVVVAGSQKALMTPPGLGFVSVSERAMRMHEEAKMPRFYFDWTAAKKAYAKDPAQTAWTPAVSLIIQLDVALRQLLDEGVENVFGRHVLLGRASREGIKGMGLSLFGPDEDLNSAVTAAWVPEGVDGKQLVRMIFREHGIQIAGGQADMAGRIFRIGHCGYFDAFDIIATIAATELALESLDFPVELGKGVGAAQRVFSKSGVTA from the coding sequence ATGGCTACAATGGGGCATCGAGTAGTCCGCAGCAAGAGAGGAACCTCCGAAACCATGATGAACAAGTACCGTCTCATGTCGCCCGGACCGACGCCGATACCGCCGGAGGTCTCGGCGGCGGGGGCGTTGCCGATCATCCACCACAGGACGCCCGAGTTCGGCGAGGTCTTTACCAGGGTCAACGAGGCCCTGAAAAGGGTCTTTTTGACGGAGAACGACGTGTTCACGTACGCGGCGAGCGGGACGGGGGCCTTCGAGGGCGCCGTCCAGAACCTGTTCTCGCCCGGGGACAAGATCCTGGTCGTCAATAACGGCAACTTCGGCGGTCGCTGGGTGAAGGTCGGCAAGGCCTTCGGCCTCGAGGTGACGGAACTGAAGTACGACTGGGGCCAGAAGGCGGACAACGACGAGGTCGCGGAGGCCCTGGCGAACGACCCGGAGATAAAGGCCGCCGTCTGCGTGCTCTCGGAGACCTCGACCGGCACCGTCAACGACATCGAGGGCTTCGCGAAGGCCGCGTCGAACGTCGTGACCATCGTGGACGCGGTCTCTGGCCTCGGGGCGTGCGAGCTGCGCACCGACGACTGGGGCATCGACGTGGTGGTCGCGGGCTCGCAGAAGGCCCTGATGACGCCGCCCGGCCTCGGGTTCGTGAGCGTCAGCGAACGGGCGATGCGGATGCACGAAGAGGCAAAGATGCCCCGCTTCTACTTCGACTGGACGGCGGCCAAGAAGGCCTACGCCAAGGACCCGGCCCAGACCGCCTGGACGCCCGCCGTAAGCCTCATCATCCAGCTCGACGTCGCCCTGCGGCAGCTTCTTGACGAGGGGGTGGAGAACGTTTTCGGGCGCCACGTACTGCTCGGGCGCGCCTCGCGCGAGGGCATAAAGGGGATGGGGCTCTCGCTCTTCGGGCCGGACGAGGATCTGAATAGCGCCGTTACGGCGGCGTGGGTGCCAGAGGGGGTTGATGGGAAGCAATTGGTCCGCATGATCTTCCGGGAGCACGGGATCCAGATCGCCGGCGGCCAGGCGGACATGGCCGGCAGGATCTTCCGCATCGGCCACTGCGGCTACTTCGACGCCTTCGACATTATCGCCACGATAGCCGCCACGGAGCTTGCGCTCGAATCGCTGGACTTCCCCGTCGAGCTTGGGAAGGGCGTCGGCGCGGCCCAGCGGGTCTTCTCCAAGAGCGGGGTGACCGCTTGA
- a CDS encoding LLM class F420-dependent oxidoreductase, with protein MKVGYFLSCEEFGPGELVEQARMAEEAGFEALWISDHYHPWVEAQGNSPFVWSVIGGLSQTTALPVTTAVTCPTMRIHPAVIAQAAATSAVMLGGRFNLGIGTGEALNEHIFGDAWPSADVRLEMLEESVEVMRLLWEGGTKDYEGRHYVVENARIYTLPDEPPPVLISGFGPKAVRLAAEIGDGYVNVGPDAELLELYRSSGGGNKPAHSAFKACYGDDEAECVRTAHRTWPNEGLPGELAQVLPTPRHFEQASQLVTEEMMAEAVPCGPDPEKYRGMLRQFAEAGYDEVYVQQIGPNQKAFFDFFGKEILPEFG; from the coding sequence ATGAAGGTCGGATATTTCCTTTCTTGCGAAGAGTTCGGGCCGGGGGAGTTGGTAGAGCAGGCGCGGATGGCCGAGGAGGCGGGGTTCGAGGCGCTGTGGATCAGCGACCATTACCATCCCTGGGTCGAGGCGCAGGGCAACAGCCCGTTCGTGTGGAGCGTGATAGGGGGCCTCTCCCAGACGACGGCGCTGCCCGTTACTACCGCCGTCACCTGCCCGACGATGCGTATCCACCCGGCCGTTATCGCGCAGGCCGCCGCGACCTCCGCCGTGATGCTCGGGGGGCGCTTCAACCTGGGCATCGGCACCGGAGAGGCGCTGAACGAGCACATCTTCGGCGACGCGTGGCCCTCGGCCGACGTGAGGCTCGAGATGCTTGAGGAGTCGGTGGAGGTCATGCGCCTCTTGTGGGAGGGCGGCACGAAGGACTACGAGGGCCGGCACTACGTCGTGGAGAACGCCAGAATCTACACGCTGCCCGACGAGCCGCCGCCCGTTCTCATCTCCGGGTTCGGCCCGAAGGCCGTGCGGCTTGCGGCGGAGATCGGGGACGGTTACGTGAACGTCGGCCCCGACGCGGAGCTTCTGGAACTCTACCGTTCTTCGGGCGGCGGGAACAAGCCCGCGCACAGCGCCTTCAAGGCCTGCTACGGGGACGACGAGGCGGAGTGCGTGAGGACGGCGCACCGCACTTGGCCGAACGAGGGGCTGCCCGGGGAGCTGGCGCAGGTCCTGCCGACGCCTCGGCACTTCGAGCAGGCCAGCCAACTCGTTACGGAGGAGATGATGGCCGAGGCGGTGCCCTGCGGGCCGGACCCCGAGAAGTATCGTGGGATGCTGCGGCAGTTCGCCGAGGCCGGCTACGACGAGGTCTACGTGCAGCAGATCGGCCCCAACCAGAAAGCCTTCTTCGACTTCTTCGGCAAGGAGATCCTGCCGGAGTTCGGCTAG
- a CDS encoding DoxX family protein: MNTLLWTMQAMLAFVFLAHGLLFLFPSKAMRKIKEQSPFPAGLMQLIYVAEVLAPFGLILPGLTGLLPWLTPLAAAGLVPIMCGAVPFHLSRGEVPPTVITAVLLALAAFVAYARWFALPL; encoded by the coding sequence ATGAACACACTCTTGTGGACGATGCAGGCGATGCTGGCCTTCGTGTTTCTGGCGCACGGGCTGCTATTCCTGTTCCCCTCGAAAGCGATGCGCAAGATCAAGGAGCAGTCGCCGTTCCCGGCCGGGTTGATGCAGCTTATCTACGTGGCTGAGGTCCTCGCGCCGTTCGGCCTCATCTTGCCCGGCCTGACCGGGCTTCTTCCCTGGCTTACCCCGCTGGCGGCGGCCGGCCTCGTGCCCATCATGTGCGGCGCGGTGCCTTTCCACCTGTCGCGCGGGGAGGTTCCGCCGACCGTTATCACCGCCGTTTTGCTCGCGCTCGCGGCTTTCGTGGCGTACGCGAGATGGTTCGCGCTCCCGCTCTAA
- a CDS encoding class I SAM-dependent methyltransferase encodes MNHEEVGRYWDENAEAWTELVRAGYDHYRDGLNTPAFLQMLPDVAGLSGLDVGCGEGHNTRLLAGRGAQMTGIDISETFIRHAAEAEEDEPLGIRYERASAVKLPFKDETFDFATAFMSLMDIPETDLVLAEVFRVLKPGGFFQFSIEHPCFATPHSRTLRDERGRAYAREVGRYFQRSNGEAQEWTFSAAPPEVRERTRPFRVPRFTRTLGEWLNLLVEAGFVLDRFGEPYPTDAAVRERPRLQNAQVFALFLHVRASKPA; translated from the coding sequence ATGAACCACGAGGAAGTAGGCCGTTACTGGGACGAGAACGCCGAGGCGTGGACGGAGCTGGTCCGCGCCGGCTACGACCACTACCGCGACGGCCTGAACACGCCGGCTTTCCTGCAGATGCTGCCGGACGTCGCCGGCCTCTCCGGCCTCGACGTCGGGTGCGGCGAGGGACACAACACCAGGCTTCTGGCCGGCCGTGGGGCTCAAATGACCGGCATCGACATCTCCGAAACCTTTATCCGACACGCCGCGGAGGCGGAAGAAGACGAACCGCTCGGCATCCGTTACGAGCGGGCGAGCGCCGTGAAACTCCCCTTCAAAGATGAAACGTTCGACTTCGCCACGGCTTTCATGAGCCTCATGGACATACCCGAGACGGATCTCGTGCTCGCCGAGGTCTTCCGCGTGCTGAAGCCCGGCGGGTTTTTCCAGTTCTCGATAGAGCATCCGTGCTTTGCTACCCCGCACAGCAGGACCCTTCGGGACGAACGGGGACGCGCCTACGCCAGAGAAGTGGGACGATACTTTCAGAGGTCGAACGGAGAGGCGCAAGAGTGGACCTTCAGCGCCGCCCCGCCGGAGGTCCGCGAGAGAACACGTCCCTTCCGCGTCCCCCGCTTCACGCGGACCCTGGGCGAATGGTTGAACCTCCTCGTCGAGGCCGGTTTCGTGCTGGACCGATTCGGAGAGCCTTATCCGACCGACGCGGCCGTCAGGGAACGCCCGCGGCTGCAGAACGCCCAGGTCTTCGCGTTGTTCCTGCACGTCCGGGCGAGCAAGCCCGCCTGA